In Juglans microcarpa x Juglans regia isolate MS1-56 chromosome 8D, Jm3101_v1.0, whole genome shotgun sequence, the following are encoded in one genomic region:
- the LOC121242942 gene encoding zinc finger CCCH domain-containing protein 16 isoform X4: MSFKKEPCRNFQRGHCRFGEACRYLHVTQQQPKSNVFGFGTQTGLSQQKKSNPLGFGTQTGSHQQQKSNPFGFGVQSSSHPKAGTDFVSKQNQSKLFQNTWTRSTSTPTGVAPQKSDNETQAANHKCTDPEACRRQIVEDFESERPLWKLTCYGHSKNAPCDIVGDISYEELRAAAYDDAKHGLNFQSIVERERNLLSSKLVEFDNLLRKPYAVPPGRSSSQTPFSGARPNSFPLTAQNSAPPLVSSFNQLGASQNLGLGISQSSNTFGTNNMPHRSEGAFNGHIPARTRGSPLHLI, encoded by the exons ATGTCGTTTAAGAAAGAACCCTGCAGAAACTTTCAGCGTGGTCA tTGTCGATTCGGCGAAGCGTGTAGATATCTTCATGTGACTCAGCAACAGCCGAAATCTAATGTCTTTGGATTTGGGACCCAAACTGGTTTAAGTCAACAGAAAAAGTCAAATCCTTTAGGATTTGGGACTCAAACGGGCTCTCACCAACAGCAGAAGTCCAATCCTTTTGGCTTTGGTGTTCAGAGCAGTTCTCACCCAAAAGCGGGCACAGattttgtatccaaacagaATCAATCCAAG CTTTTTCAAAATACATGGACTCGTTCCACCTCCACACCTACTGGTGTTGCCCCACAGAAATCTGATAATGAGACTCAAGCAGCAAATCATAA GTGCACTGACCCTGAGGCTTGCAGACGCCAAATTGTAGAAGATTTTGAGTCTGAAAGACCACTTTGGAAGCTAACATGCTATGGTCATTCGAAAAA TGCACCTTGTGACATTGTTGGTGATATTAGCTATGAAGAATTGCGGGCGGCAGCATATGATGATGCTAAGCATGGGTTGAATTTTCAGTCAATA gttgagagagagaggaacttACTCAGTTCCAAGTTAGTCGAGTTTGATAACCTCCTCCGTAAGCCATATGCAGTTCCACCAGGCCGTTCTTCTAGCCAAACCCCTTTTTCTGGGGCCAGACCCAATTCATTTCCACTGACTGCTCAAAATAGTGCCCCTCCTTTGGTCTCGAGCTTTAATCAACTAGGTGCATCACAAAATTTGGGTCTCGGAATTAG CCAGTCATCAAATACATTTGGAACAAACAATATGCCACATAGAAGTGAAG GTGCATTTAATGGCCATATTCCTGCCCGGACACGTGGAAGTCCTTTACATCTAATATAG
- the LOC121242942 gene encoding zinc finger CCCH domain-containing protein 16 isoform X2, with protein sequence MSFKKEPCRNFQRGHCRFGEACRYLHVTQQQPKSNVFGFGTQTGLSQQKKSNPLGFGTQTGSHQQQKSNPFGFGVQSSSHPKAGTDFVSKQNQSKLFQNTWTRSTSTPTGVAPQKSDNETQAANHKCTDPEACRRQIVEDFESERPLWKLTCYGHSKNAPCDIVGDISYEELRAAAYDDAKHGLNFQSIVERERNLLSSKLVEFDNLLRKPYAVPPGRSSSQTPFSGARPNSFPLTAQNSAPPLVSSFNQLGASQNLGLGIRPFTPSNNAFVQLNPNPFSSQSSNTFGTNNMPHRSEGAFNGHIPARTRGSPLHLI encoded by the exons ATGTCGTTTAAGAAAGAACCCTGCAGAAACTTTCAGCGTGGTCA tTGTCGATTCGGCGAAGCGTGTAGATATCTTCATGTGACTCAGCAACAGCCGAAATCTAATGTCTTTGGATTTGGGACCCAAACTGGTTTAAGTCAACAGAAAAAGTCAAATCCTTTAGGATTTGGGACTCAAACGGGCTCTCACCAACAGCAGAAGTCCAATCCTTTTGGCTTTGGTGTTCAGAGCAGTTCTCACCCAAAAGCGGGCACAGattttgtatccaaacagaATCAATCCAAG CTTTTTCAAAATACATGGACTCGTTCCACCTCCACACCTACTGGTGTTGCCCCACAGAAATCTGATAATGAGACTCAAGCAGCAAATCATAA GTGCACTGACCCTGAGGCTTGCAGACGCCAAATTGTAGAAGATTTTGAGTCTGAAAGACCACTTTGGAAGCTAACATGCTATGGTCATTCGAAAAA TGCACCTTGTGACATTGTTGGTGATATTAGCTATGAAGAATTGCGGGCGGCAGCATATGATGATGCTAAGCATGGGTTGAATTTTCAGTCAATA gttgagagagagaggaacttACTCAGTTCCAAGTTAGTCGAGTTTGATAACCTCCTCCGTAAGCCATATGCAGTTCCACCAGGCCGTTCTTCTAGCCAAACCCCTTTTTCTGGGGCCAGACCCAATTCATTTCCACTGACTGCTCAAAATAGTGCCCCTCCTTTGGTCTCGAGCTTTAATCAACTAGGTGCATCACAAAATTTGGGTCTCGGAATTAG GCCCTTTACACCATCTAACAATGCTTTTGTGCAACTAAATCCAAACCCATTTTCTAGCCAGTCATCAAATACATTTGGAACAAACAATATGCCACATAGAAGTGAAG GTGCATTTAATGGCCATATTCCTGCCCGGACACGTGGAAGTCCTTTACATCTAATATAG
- the LOC121242942 gene encoding zinc finger CCCH domain-containing protein 16 isoform X6, translating into MSFKKEPCRNFQRGHCRFGEACRYLHVTQQQPKSNVFGFGTQTGLSQQKKSNPLGFGTQTGSHQQQKSNPFGFGVQSSSHPKAGTDFVSKQNQSKLFQNTWTRSTSTPTGVAPQKSDNETQAANHKCTDPEACRRQIVEDFESERPLWKLTCYGHSKNAPCDIVGDISYEELRAAAYDDAKHGLNFQSIVERERNLLSSKLVEFDNLLRKPYAVPPGRSSSQTPFSGARPNSFPLTAQNSAPPLVSSFNQLGASQNLGLGISHQIHLEQTICHIEVKVHLMAIFLPGHVEVLYI; encoded by the exons ATGTCGTTTAAGAAAGAACCCTGCAGAAACTTTCAGCGTGGTCA tTGTCGATTCGGCGAAGCGTGTAGATATCTTCATGTGACTCAGCAACAGCCGAAATCTAATGTCTTTGGATTTGGGACCCAAACTGGTTTAAGTCAACAGAAAAAGTCAAATCCTTTAGGATTTGGGACTCAAACGGGCTCTCACCAACAGCAGAAGTCCAATCCTTTTGGCTTTGGTGTTCAGAGCAGTTCTCACCCAAAAGCGGGCACAGattttgtatccaaacagaATCAATCCAAG CTTTTTCAAAATACATGGACTCGTTCCACCTCCACACCTACTGGTGTTGCCCCACAGAAATCTGATAATGAGACTCAAGCAGCAAATCATAA GTGCACTGACCCTGAGGCTTGCAGACGCCAAATTGTAGAAGATTTTGAGTCTGAAAGACCACTTTGGAAGCTAACATGCTATGGTCATTCGAAAAA TGCACCTTGTGACATTGTTGGTGATATTAGCTATGAAGAATTGCGGGCGGCAGCATATGATGATGCTAAGCATGGGTTGAATTTTCAGTCAATA gttgagagagagaggaacttACTCAGTTCCAAGTTAGTCGAGTTTGATAACCTCCTCCGTAAGCCATATGCAGTTCCACCAGGCCGTTCTTCTAGCCAAACCCCTTTTTCTGGGGCCAGACCCAATTCATTTCCACTGACTGCTCAAAATAGTGCCCCTCCTTTGGTCTCGAGCTTTAATCAACTAGGTGCATCACAAAATTTGGGTCTCGGAATTAG TCATCAAATACATTTGGAACAAACAATATGCCACATAGAAGTGAAG GTGCATTTAATGGCCATATTCCTGCCCGGACACGTGGAAGTCCTTTACATCTAA
- the LOC121242942 gene encoding zinc finger CCCH domain-containing protein 16 isoform X1, which translates to MSFKKEPCRNFQRGHCRFGEACRYLHVTQQQPKSNVFGFGTQTGLSQQKKSNPLGFGTQTGSHQQQKSNPFGFGVQSSSHPKAGTDFVSKQNQSKLFQNTWTRSTSTPTGVAPQKSDNETQAANHKCTDPEACRRQIVEDFESERPLWKLTCYGHSKNAPCDIVGDISYEELRAAAYDDAKHGLNFQSIVERERNLLSSKLVEFDNLLRKPYAVPPGRSSSQTPFSGARPNSFPLTAQNSAPPLVSSFNQLGASQNLGLGIRPFTPSNNAFVQLNPNPFSSQSSNTFGTNNMPHRSEGTIIEGFLLCTLVGAFALLLMISYGRCI; encoded by the exons ATGTCGTTTAAGAAAGAACCCTGCAGAAACTTTCAGCGTGGTCA tTGTCGATTCGGCGAAGCGTGTAGATATCTTCATGTGACTCAGCAACAGCCGAAATCTAATGTCTTTGGATTTGGGACCCAAACTGGTTTAAGTCAACAGAAAAAGTCAAATCCTTTAGGATTTGGGACTCAAACGGGCTCTCACCAACAGCAGAAGTCCAATCCTTTTGGCTTTGGTGTTCAGAGCAGTTCTCACCCAAAAGCGGGCACAGattttgtatccaaacagaATCAATCCAAG CTTTTTCAAAATACATGGACTCGTTCCACCTCCACACCTACTGGTGTTGCCCCACAGAAATCTGATAATGAGACTCAAGCAGCAAATCATAA GTGCACTGACCCTGAGGCTTGCAGACGCCAAATTGTAGAAGATTTTGAGTCTGAAAGACCACTTTGGAAGCTAACATGCTATGGTCATTCGAAAAA TGCACCTTGTGACATTGTTGGTGATATTAGCTATGAAGAATTGCGGGCGGCAGCATATGATGATGCTAAGCATGGGTTGAATTTTCAGTCAATA gttgagagagagaggaacttACTCAGTTCCAAGTTAGTCGAGTTTGATAACCTCCTCCGTAAGCCATATGCAGTTCCACCAGGCCGTTCTTCTAGCCAAACCCCTTTTTCTGGGGCCAGACCCAATTCATTTCCACTGACTGCTCAAAATAGTGCCCCTCCTTTGGTCTCGAGCTTTAATCAACTAGGTGCATCACAAAATTTGGGTCTCGGAATTAG GCCCTTTACACCATCTAACAATGCTTTTGTGCAACTAAATCCAAACCCATTTTCTAGCCAGTCATCAAATACATTTGGAACAAACAATATGCCACATAGAAGTGAAGGTACAATCATTGAAGGTTTCCTTTTGTGTACTCTTGTCGGTGCTTTTGCACTGCTTCTAATGATTTCATATGGTAGGTGCATTTAA
- the LOC121242942 gene encoding zinc finger CCCH domain-containing protein 16 isoform X3 yields MSFKKEPCRNFQRGHCRFGEACRYLHVTQQQPKSNVFGFGTQTGLSQQKKSNPLGFGTQTGSHQQQKSNPFGFGVQSSSHPKAGTDFVSKQNQSKLFQNTWTRSTSTPTGVAPQKSDNETQAANHKCTDPEACRRQIVEDFESERPLWKLTCYGHSKNAPCDIVGDISYEELRAAAYDDAKHGLNFQSIVERERNLLSSKLVEFDNLLRKPYAVPPGRSSSQTPFSGARPNSFPLTAQNSAPPLVSSFNQLGASQNLGLGISQSSNTFGTNNMPHRSEGTIIEGFLLCTLVGAFALLLMISYGRCI; encoded by the exons ATGTCGTTTAAGAAAGAACCCTGCAGAAACTTTCAGCGTGGTCA tTGTCGATTCGGCGAAGCGTGTAGATATCTTCATGTGACTCAGCAACAGCCGAAATCTAATGTCTTTGGATTTGGGACCCAAACTGGTTTAAGTCAACAGAAAAAGTCAAATCCTTTAGGATTTGGGACTCAAACGGGCTCTCACCAACAGCAGAAGTCCAATCCTTTTGGCTTTGGTGTTCAGAGCAGTTCTCACCCAAAAGCGGGCACAGattttgtatccaaacagaATCAATCCAAG CTTTTTCAAAATACATGGACTCGTTCCACCTCCACACCTACTGGTGTTGCCCCACAGAAATCTGATAATGAGACTCAAGCAGCAAATCATAA GTGCACTGACCCTGAGGCTTGCAGACGCCAAATTGTAGAAGATTTTGAGTCTGAAAGACCACTTTGGAAGCTAACATGCTATGGTCATTCGAAAAA TGCACCTTGTGACATTGTTGGTGATATTAGCTATGAAGAATTGCGGGCGGCAGCATATGATGATGCTAAGCATGGGTTGAATTTTCAGTCAATA gttgagagagagaggaacttACTCAGTTCCAAGTTAGTCGAGTTTGATAACCTCCTCCGTAAGCCATATGCAGTTCCACCAGGCCGTTCTTCTAGCCAAACCCCTTTTTCTGGGGCCAGACCCAATTCATTTCCACTGACTGCTCAAAATAGTGCCCCTCCTTTGGTCTCGAGCTTTAATCAACTAGGTGCATCACAAAATTTGGGTCTCGGAATTAG CCAGTCATCAAATACATTTGGAACAAACAATATGCCACATAGAAGTGAAGGTACAATCATTGAAGGTTTCCTTTTGTGTACTCTTGTCGGTGCTTTTGCACTGCTTCTAATGATTTCATATGGTAGGTGCATTTAA
- the LOC121242942 gene encoding zinc finger CCCH domain-containing protein 16 isoform X5, translated as MSFKKEPCRNFQRGHCRFGEACRYLHVTQQQPKSNVFGFGTQTGLSQQKKSNPLGFGTQTGSHQQQKSNPFGFGVQSSSHPKAGTDFVSKQNQSKLFQNTWTRSTSTPTGVAPQKSDNETQAANHKCTDPEACRRQIVEDFESERPLWKLTCYGHSKNAPCDIVGDISYEELRAAAYDDAKHGLNFQSIVERERNLLSSKLVEFDNLLRKPYAVPPGRSSSQTPFSGARPNSFPLTAQNSAPPLVSSFNQLGASQNLGLGISHQIHLEQTICHIEVKVQSLKVSFCVLLSVLLHCF; from the exons ATGTCGTTTAAGAAAGAACCCTGCAGAAACTTTCAGCGTGGTCA tTGTCGATTCGGCGAAGCGTGTAGATATCTTCATGTGACTCAGCAACAGCCGAAATCTAATGTCTTTGGATTTGGGACCCAAACTGGTTTAAGTCAACAGAAAAAGTCAAATCCTTTAGGATTTGGGACTCAAACGGGCTCTCACCAACAGCAGAAGTCCAATCCTTTTGGCTTTGGTGTTCAGAGCAGTTCTCACCCAAAAGCGGGCACAGattttgtatccaaacagaATCAATCCAAG CTTTTTCAAAATACATGGACTCGTTCCACCTCCACACCTACTGGTGTTGCCCCACAGAAATCTGATAATGAGACTCAAGCAGCAAATCATAA GTGCACTGACCCTGAGGCTTGCAGACGCCAAATTGTAGAAGATTTTGAGTCTGAAAGACCACTTTGGAAGCTAACATGCTATGGTCATTCGAAAAA TGCACCTTGTGACATTGTTGGTGATATTAGCTATGAAGAATTGCGGGCGGCAGCATATGATGATGCTAAGCATGGGTTGAATTTTCAGTCAATA gttgagagagagaggaacttACTCAGTTCCAAGTTAGTCGAGTTTGATAACCTCCTCCGTAAGCCATATGCAGTTCCACCAGGCCGTTCTTCTAGCCAAACCCCTTTTTCTGGGGCCAGACCCAATTCATTTCCACTGACTGCTCAAAATAGTGCCCCTCCTTTGGTCTCGAGCTTTAATCAACTAGGTGCATCACAAAATTTGGGTCTCGGAATTAG TCATCAAATACATTTGGAACAAACAATATGCCACATAGAAGTGAAGGTACAATCATTGAAGGTTTCCTTTTGTGTACTCTTGTCGGTGCTTTTGCACTGCTTCTAA